In the genome of Lathyrus oleraceus cultivar Zhongwan6 chromosome 4, CAAS_Psat_ZW6_1.0, whole genome shotgun sequence, the window TCTTTTAGATATATAACCCTCAATTTAAACAAAAATCCAACCAACTTTATTAAAGTTTGGTTGGCTTGAACATCTTTTTCCCCTTGGCTAGAAATTTAAACAAAAGGTAAATCTACAAAATGTTACTACAATTTCGAAATTActtataaaatattatattttcATTAGACATCCATGTAAAATTAGGTTACACTAACAACCCATGTCCCCCTTTCTCTCATAATATTATCATTTAAAATATTTAAACATTTTTATGAATAAAATATTATAGgaagttttaataaaatatttatattttgTCTAGTATATAGTTATTAAATTCTTCAATATATCACTTTTAGCAttaaaattatataattaaatgAGTTAAATAATTGATCAAAAATAAGGTATCCACTAAAATGAATAAAAACAAGTGACTTCAATAGAGCGGACTAACATCTATTGAACCTGAAGGATTAAAGTAATAATAAGTAAAAATGTCTATGGTGATAAGTAGGGCTGAGAAAATTGAATTGAATCGAAATAAATTATAGTAATAATTTATTTGAATTGGACCGAAcaatttaatttattttgaatcaaattgaattataattattaatttggtatattattttaaaattttgaattttAGAAGTTAAATTTTTTCAAACCGATATTAAATAGCTGAgttgttaattttttttaatttttttatagaaaagttaatttttttttagtatttctatttttcaGTTTCGGTTAATTTCAATTTGGTTTAGTTTCAGATTCAGTTCTAGAATTATTTATGCAATATGATTTGGTTCATTAATTAAATATAACGGTTCgattattttaattttggtttgatTAGGCGGTTTGGTTAAAACTAATTAATTTAATGGGGACTAGTAAAGTAAAAGAAAAGTATTATCAAATGAATTTTTCATTTTCTGTCGAACACATATATCGGCCTCTGGAATTAAGTCCACAAGATTGAGCAGAGACACACTAACAAGAAAAATTGAGTAAGCTGGAGCTACATAAACTATAAATCAATTTAAGAAATAGTAATTTATCGTCTCAATTTTAAATCTCAAAAGAAAtattattttgaattaaaatttagAATTTTTTGGCATAAAAAATTAcattatttaattaaaaaaattgagGTTTGACGAAAATTacaattttaatttaaaataattgagagattaaaaatttgatttaaaaaaaatgttttcaTAAATTTTACAAAATAGAGAATTGAATGTGCAATTTCGATATGCTGAGTAAAATGAATTTATAAATCCATACCACACTAAAATATTAAATTTCCACTGTTCCCTCTGCAGAGAATCCTTTTCCCCCTTCATACTGACATTCCCAAACAATAGGGTCCCACATATATGAATGAATTGGTCTTCAGAGCTTCAAATATAATCaaaatttgaataaaaaaaataaaataataatctCTATACAATACAGTAAAACCATACCATTTGTAATGAAGAGAAGGGACTCAATTAAATCTACTTTAACTAATGTCACACACTTTTTTGGTTCTGTTTTCTTAAAGAGAAAATTCAATTTTTGTTTTATGAGTTTTCACTTCTCACCAACCAAGCTTTGATTGAAAAATTAAATTATGTGCTTGCTTGTTACTCTGAGTCACTTTCCAAACTTTCCATTCCTTTCAACCCTCTGCTACACTTTTGCTGCATATTCAAGATAACACCATTTCAGTCTTTCATATTGCACACAACATCAtaacaaaaaataatattaaGCAAATCTCAATTACCGTTGAATCAAGATCAAACGACCGGAATTACAAGTCTATGTATATTTTCCATTTGCATATTTTATAAAATGTCTGATCTCAATCCAACAATCATTTCTTATAATGTTACCTTCTTGACAGATTTCTTCTCCCTAACTTCATATCTACTCTTTGTTAGATCTGGTAGCCACATCCCAGGAAAACAACACTGTAATCATAATAATAATATTATCATAAGAAACCAATTTATCATTCATATAATAAAAGATTGAGAGTTTTTTTTATAGTGATAATAGTAGTAGTACCTGAAGAGTTCTATCAATGTTCTTTGCTCTCTTCTTCGGCCTTTGAGATATTTTCGTCCCTTTCATTGCAAGAAAATcatcttctttctcttttttcgAAAGAGCAATGTATATCTTTGGCCATTCAATTCCCTTAACACTAACTTTCTCTCCTTTACTATCATCATGACAATTCAATCTCTCCCCGGCTTCTGTTGTTGAAGATCCATTTCGCTTCTTCTTATTACACTTTGCTCCTGAATTTGAAGAAGAAACTCTTCTGTTTCTGTTACTTCTTTCAATACATGAAACAGATGCTTTTTGTTCTGCAGATCTAGAAACAATTGAACTCATTCTTGAAGCTTCTGAAGAATCTTCCAAATTCCTGCTCATGTTCAAATGAAAGATGTTATGCTAACAATGCAAAGTAAGATTAGAAAAAGAATGAAAAAGTTGATTAATAATATACCTAGGGTTATTATCATGTTTTCTAACTCTAGCATTGGAGGTAGTAGAAGAAGAAACAAGAGGTGGTGGAGGAGGCATGGATGAAGAGGAAAACTTAGCATGAAAATGAACAGAAGATGATGAATCTTCAATGAGAGTTCTAGAAACTCTTGATCTCTTTCTTTTACCCCATTTCAACAACACATCACCACCACTTGGACTAGTGTTGTTGCTGTGACTTGTTTGAGGAGAAGAATCAAAAGGGGACATTTTGTTCTTGTTGTTGAAATGATTTAG includes:
- the LOC127074876 gene encoding uncharacterized protein LOC127074876 isoform X1 → MSPFDSSPQTSHSNNTSPSGGDVLLKWGKRKRSRVSRTLIEDSSSSVHFHAKFSSSSMPPPPPLVSSSTTSNARVRKHDNNPRNLEDSSEASRMSSIVSRSAEQKASVSCIERSNRNRRVSSSNSGAKCNKKKRNGSSTTEAGERLNCHDDSKGEKVSVKGIEWPKIYIALSKKEKEDDFLAMKGTKISQRPKKRAKNIDRTLQCCFPGMWLPDLTKSRYEVREKKSVKKQKCSRGLKGMESLESDSE
- the LOC127074876 gene encoding uncharacterized protein LOC127074876 isoform X2; translation: MRNLEDSSEASRMSSIVSRSAEQKASVSCIERSNRNRRVSSSNSGAKCNKKKRNGSSTTEAGERLNCHDDSKGEKVSVKGIEWPKIYIALSKKEKEDDFLAMKGTKISQRPKKRAKNIDRTLQCCFPGMWLPDLTKSRYEVREKKSVKKQKCSRGLKGMESLESDSE